The Thermoleophilia bacterium sequence GCCCGTTCCAAAACCGATGTTTTTCACGAGGTTTCGTGTCGGGTAGATCGACAGGCCCCCGTGCTTCCAGATCGCGTAGTTCCAAGGATAGTCCCAGGTATCGATCCGGCCTGCGAAATAGTCGCTCAACGTCTTGCGCCAGTACGACCTCTCCTCCTCCGAATCGAACTGCCGGCTGATGGCAGCGAATTCATCTTCGAACGATCCGGTGGTCAGGGAGTACCTCGCCCAGGCATCCCGCCAGGTCGCCCAGCCCCAAACAGGTGAATACCTCGAAAAAAAGTAGCTCTCGTCCACTTCGAGATTCTTGATGAGGCAACTTCCCCCAACATGCATGACTTTTTCGTTTCCGCGGTACTTCTCCAGCAGTTGCTCACAAAAATAGAAGAAGCTCGGGTCGGGAACACAGTCATCTTCCAGGATGATTCCGGACTCTTCGTGCTCGAAGAACCAGGTGATTGCTGTACTCACGCCAGCTTTGCAACCCTGATTTCGGTCCTGAAACAGAGTCATTACTTCACATTCCCAGTCCACCTGTGACGTGATGTAGTCACGAACTACATCAACGTTGCGTTCATCTTCAGGGTGGTCATCCCGGGGTCCGTCAGCACCGATGTAAAGCCGGGGGGGTTTTGCCGCGCGGATAGATTCGAACACTTCCCGCGTGGTTTCGGGTCGGTTGAAGACCACGAACAGGACGGGAGCAGTCAGCCTCTCCGAAAAATCTACTTGGATCGCCCGGGATGAGACCTCCCGAGAGACCTCGCGTCCGGCAGAAGAGGCGTCCACCTAGGAAAGTAGCCAGTGGTTGGCACCAATGAGATCGAAGCGATAGTCGGGCAGCAAAGAGCGTCCGCGTTCCAGTGTCTCCGCGTCCGACATCTCGACGATCACCTTGGTCCCGCCACGGGCGAGTTGCTTGACACCCCCGGCGAGGACTTCTATCTCGACACCTTCCGCATCGACCTTGATCAAATCCGGCGGTTCGATCTCACCGACAAGATCGTCAATCCGTCGGCAATCCACGGAGATTCCATCATTGTCGCCGCGATCAGAGTCCAGGGTCCACATGAGGGTCGATCCTCGACTGTCCGTTCCCTTGGCATCGGACTCATCCAACCTGGGCGGATGCAGCATCCGAGTCTCGTTCGTATCACCCAAGGCATAGTCCTTGACGATCACATTCGTAAATCCATTCAACCGGATCGACTCTGTCAGTCTTGCCCTGCTTTCCGGCATCGGCTCAAAAGCCACCACGGTCCCGGACTCGCCGACCTGCCGCGCGGCAATGATCGAAATAAACCCGATATGAGCCCCGATGTCCCAAAAGCACATGCCTTCATTGAGCAGGTCGACAATCGCGTCCTGAACGTGCCGCTCGTGAGTGCCGGACCAATAGTACTTCTCCGTCTCGGGCATTATTGGCAGAGAAAGGCCCTTGCCGGGTCCGGATCGGATGATTACGACGGTTTGACCCTCTGGAACAATGCGATTGAGGATCGGGCGGCTGGCACGGGCTAGAAACGAGTCACTTCGAAAGCCCGCCGCCGCCCAACTAGGCATATGGTCGATCACCCGCGTTATCCTGTCCCTCAGCATCCGTCGATTATACTGACGCCCGAATGCGCGGGGTCGGCGAAACAAGGTCATCGGGTCCTCCGCGGTCAAGCAAAGAAGCTGCATGCGCACGAGTTCTCTGGGTGACTCCCACCCTCAGTTCGGCGTTCGGTGGCCCAACATCCACAACCGTGAACGGCTTGTTGGCGGAACGCAACGCAGGCATTCGGAGCAGCATCATCTCGACCATCTCGGACGGCGACGAGGCCAACGTGACTCCGGCGGTATCCCGGCTTTCTTCGGCCGGGATCGACGTGAAAATGTTCCCACGGATCAGATTTCTAGCCAAAGCTGAAGCCTGGGGCTTCAGCACCCGAATGATTTTTTGGATGATTCGAAACCTGAAGAATTTCGACATCGTTCACTTGCAATACGTATGGTGCATGTCTTCGATTTGCGGGACGCTTGTGGCCCGAATCTACGGGCTTTCCGTGGTGATCACCCCTCACGAATCTCTTACTAATTACGATATCGACGTCGCATCCAACAGCGTCCCGAAGCGGCGGCTGAAGATGGCGCTGAAGTGGTTTTATCTCCGAACCGCCGATCGCCTCGTCTTCATGTCTGATCTCGAACACAGGGATACTGAGTCAGCCTCAACCCCGTTTGAACTGATTTCGCATGCAGTTCAGGAGTCCGTCATCCCGTCCGCGCTTCCCTCAGAACACCAAGTCGATGGTCCTTTCCGGATCGCCTTCCTGGGGCGCAACATCCCCAAGAAGGGGATCGATCTGATCATCAAAGCCCTCGGGCGCAACCAGGACCGGCCCTGGAAACTCTTCGTCGCGGGCCCCCCCGGCACTCTGGAATTCGCCGCGGAGATTCAGGAACTTGCCGAGAGTCTCGGTGTTTCCGATGCCGTCAGCTGGGTCGGTTTCCTGAGCAACCGACAGGAACTTTTCGATAACTGTGATGTGTTGGCAATGCCCTCAGCCTACGAAGGATTCGGCATGGTGGCCGCAGAGGCCATGTGCCGGGGGGTCCCGGTCATCGTTCCGCGTCTAAGCGGTGTCGCGGAAATAGTCTCTGAGTATGAAGCTGGCATCGTCATGAGCGAGTCGTCTGTCGAATGTCTAGAAGCGGCCCTCCTGACCATGGACGACAATCCCCGAATGCGCCGCGAGTTCGGGGAGAATGGCTTGCTGGCGGCTAATTCGCGGCTCACCTACGAGGCCTATGCTTCCTCTACATCCGCGCTTTATGCAACCTTGATTTCCGGGTCATCTTCCCGCATGTAAGGAAATTGTCACGACTGGTCGATGCTTTCCAGCCAGGAATCAACCAAAAGCATCTCTTCATCCGGAATGAAACCGTCCGACACGAGCTTGATGTAACACATTCGCATGTTAGGACCGCTCTCCGAGAGGTCCTCGGACAGTTCAAGCGCGTTCAGCGACTCGACAATACGGCGATTGCCCAAGTATCCAGAGATCTCATCTTCAAAGTCATCGAGCAATGAATGCTCATTTCTTATCTGGTCGACCGTCGACGAGCGAAATGCCATTGATTGTCCGGCTGCGTGGAGGCATCGCTGGGCGATCAGACTCCTCCAGATATCAGTCATCCGGAACGCGACATAGCTTGGCAGGTACATGAGCGGATACGCGTCGGGCCACCAAACCGTGTTCTGGGAATTGAAAGGGCAGAATGCCCCAGGAGGCAGGATTATGTCATCGCCCACGAATTGAGTGCCTTCGGGACGAAGCAGGCGGAAAATTGCGTCCACATCCGGATCTCCATCGGCAAGATACTGCTGGATGAGACAGTTACTCGAACCGGGTTCCAGGAGGTACTTTTGGGTGAAGCTCTCCCTGATCAATTCGAGGGGAAACCCCCGGGGCCATATTTCCTCAGTCGAGAACAATCGGTACACGTTTATCCAGCCGGGACTTTGGACTATAGAGCCGTTCACCTCAGATTCCACATCAGCCAGAAAAGTGTCTTTCGGGAAGTTGTCGTCATCGGTCTCTGCGATACAGGGCGCTCCTGAGTTGATCGCTTTCAAATAACCGACATTTTTTCGACAGTAGTGATCAAGCTTGAGCCGGGGAGATAGCAAAGGAGCGCTCTCGTGCTGGTCATCAATGTCCAGATAGGTTGCTCCATCCAGATCCCAGGTCGGCGGTGTTTTCCTGTCTCCGACCACGAGAACCGTCCAGTCGTCGAGCATGGAAACCAGCTTGCGTACGGCGTCAGTGGGACTCTGGATCGTCGTGATGACGACAAAAGAACTTTCAGGCACTTGCGGACATCCCATCTGAGAGGCGTCTGGCTGCCGCATCCCATGTGTAGTGGTCGAGGGCGTACTTCTGACCTACTTCTGCCATTTCTTGCAGTTTGTTTGGTTCGTTGACGGCAGTGACGATAGCGGAGGCGATTGACCCTGGATCAGGATCATCCAGAATAATTCCGAACTCTCCATCACCAGCAATCTCCGGAAACGCGTTCCGCCGAAGGCCGAGAATCGGCGTTCGGCTTGCGAGAGCTTCGAGGTACACAAGTCCCCATGGTTCCAATGTGGCCGGCATCGCGAAGAGCGAAGCTTTGTGGAACTCTGTCTCCAGTTCCTGCTGTGTCAGGAATCCAAGAACCGTTACGTTGGAAGGAATTTCACCTGCATCCATGTCCTCAGGTCCTCCTACGATCGTGAGTCTGACATCGGGGTCGAGATCAGCCACCTGTCTCATCGCTTCGAGAAGCAACATGCCGCCCTTTTGGCGGAAGCGCTGCTTGGCCGCGAAGAGCACTCGTTTGGTGCTGTAGTCCTTATCGGGATCGTAATTGGCCGCGATGTTCCCCCGTCCGCTTCCGACTGGAGTTATGCGATCAGAAGATATGCCGTAGCGGTCCTGAAGCTCAGATGCCGTAGACCGGGATAGCGGAAAGAAGTGCCGGACCTGCTGGTAGGCAGAGCGATAGAGCGATTCTATTTCGTCCTGAAGTTCGGGCGGAAACCGAGAGGGCGGGTCCAAGTGTCGAGCGATACCAAACCAGGTCGAGTCGCACATCAAATGGTGCACTTGCCGAGATTCATCTGGGATCGTGGCGGGGGACCCTGCATGCAGGACTGTCTCGATATTCAATCCATCCATGCTCTTGGCCAGCGAGTCCGCGAGGTGACGGTGAGACCTCGAGCCCCAGCGGTAGTCCGTGCGTTCTTCCGAACCCATGTGGCTGGCAAACGAGGCAAGAGAGGATGGTGTCAGGCGAGTGCGTTTCATCTCGAAACTACAAAAGGCGGTGGCCTTCTGAATCGAGGTTTGATCCACCTCCACAGGCACTACGCGATGGCCACAGTTCTCAAGCCCCTCCGAGATGTTGAAAGGGGTACCAGACCAAGTTGCCGGATCGCTGGGATCACCTATCGAGGCAATGGCGATGTCGGGTGGTTGAGGAATGTCTGGCTAGCTTGCGGTTTGAGGCCCGTGCGGTTTCGCTGGCCAATCATGAATGACAAAACAAAGGCCGAGCAAATCGGGCCTCCGGTCACCCTACTGACCCGGCCCCCAGAGCGCCCTTCTGAACTGACGAGTACTTTGCCCGAGCCACCCCGGAGACAACTGCTGTCCGAAATCGGTTTCGGTTAGGATGACGGATCCCCTTGACCGGCCGTGTGACTGGTGGGTCGAAGGCGATGCCGCGCTGCGAAGGGAAATGAAATCAGTCACCAGAAAGCAGAACACAAGCTTGGCGCTTCTCCCCAGATCCCGAATTCCAGGAAGTCGACTCAACTGTCCTGGCTATCTCTCGGGAGCTGAGCTCCTTCGGTAACAGGATGCGGGTTGTGACTGTCCACCGTCCGATCAGTAGCGAAGCCGCTCAATGAAGGTGGGTACCGTGGGCGATGGTGAGCGACGGAGGCTGACCCGGAACCATCCCATCCTGATCGTCGCGCGCGGCCCTAACGCGCAAACCCTCGGTGTGACAATTGCCGCTCAGGCGCTGACCCTGATGAGTGGTGTGATCGCGGCGCGGGCTCTTGGCGTAGACGGTCGGGGACAGCTCGCTTTATTGTGGTTATTGCCACTGATTCTGGCTCAGCTCGGAGGGATCGGCATTCCCCAGGCGACGACTTATTTTGTCGCCCGTGATCCTGGAAACACCGCCGGGATCGTGCGCATGTCGCTTTCTCTGGTGATGACACTTGCACTATTGGTGAGTATCGCGTATGCGGTGGGCCTGGTTTTCCTCTCCGACTCGGGCAGATCCTTTTCGACTCTCGACGGCGCGCTCAGCGTCAGCCTCATACCGTTTCTGCTCTTCCAGGGTATGGGTCCAGCGACACTTCTCGGACTTTCCAACTACACCGCCTTCAACGTGGCTCGAATTGCACCTGCCGCGCTGTATGCCTTCGGCGCCATAGTCCTTCTCGCGGTTGGCGGAGCTACCCTGACTTCCTTCCTCGCGACATCCCTGACAGCCTGGCTGGTCGGTGGCGTGTTCGGCTGGTGGCTCCTGCTGAGGCAAATGCCACCGGGGCGAGATGCGACGGAGGCGAACGGCCGGAAGATTCTCGGGTTCGGCGCTCGTGGGGTGATAGGGGGCTTCTCGGCGATCGACGACGTCAGGCTGGATCAGGTCTTCGTTGGCCTTTGGCTGGACGCCAGATCTCTCGGACTGTATGTGGCTGCCGTCGCCTTCTGCAATCTGCCCAAGTTCGTTGCTCAGGGCATCGGAGCGGTGGCGTTTCCCAGAGTGGCATCCTCGGCAACGTCACAACAGGCCTGGGCCGAGACCTACCGCGCCCTAAGGATCGGGGCGACCCTCATAGTGCTATGCGTAACGGGGCTGATCCTCACGCTTCCGTTCCTTCTCCCCTTCATGTTCGGAGAAGATTTCAAGGATGCGATTCCGATTGGACGAATTCTTCTGCTCGGAGCACTTTTCCTCGCGATCCACCGCCTGCTCAATGAACTGGCTAGAGGCCTCGGCCACCCTGGCTACGGTTCAATAACTGAACTGGTCAACACCGTGGTGTTCCTGGTTGGCCTGGCTATCTTCGCAACACCGCCCTCCGCCGAGGGCGTGGCATACGCGGTAGTCGCCGGCGGAGTCGCGAGTTCTTTCCTGCTGGCGTTATTGCTGATACGGCTCAGATCCCGGAGTGACGGGTTTCGCCCTCCAGCCCCGCCCGCCACATCGGAGGCCCCTTGAATGTCCATTCGAGGAGCCCTGGCCCCGCAATCGCAGTAAATCTAGAGATGATCTGGATCGGTAGGGTGTCTCCATGCTCAACCCCAGCAGATTTCTGATTTCGGTCGTTCTATCCTTGGGTTTGGTTTTCGCTACGGGGTGCAGCCTCCGGGGTGATGCTGATTTCAGGAAAAGCGGAGGTGACCCAAGTAACCAACCTTCGTGTTACCCGGCTTGCAGCGATGTTGACCTTTCTGGACAGGACCTCAGCGGGGCATTTCTTCCTTCCGTGGATCTGACGTCGGCACAGCTCGCCGGAGCTGACCTCAGTGGGGCAAATCTGAATGAAGCCAAGCTGGGCTTCGCAAACCTCAGCATGGCCAACCTCGAGGGCGCATCCCTGGGTGCCGCCGGCCTTGAAAATGCATTCCTGCAAGGGGCAACCCTCAAGAGCGCAAACGTATTTGGGGCAAAAATGAACCGGGCCAGCCTAGTGGAAGTCGATGGTGTGGGCGCGAGCGTCAAAGCGGTCGAATTGAGCTTCGCCGACATGAGAAAGGCCAACTTCAAAAGTGCGACTTTTCAAGGTTCCTTCCTGGGGAACGCGGACCTTGAGGGTGCCCTACTGACTGGCGCCGACTTTCGTAAGACCGGCCTTGGCGAAGCAGACTTGACGGATGCAACCCTGGCAAAGGCGAACCTCAGCGGAGCGGATCTCACGAATGCGAATCTCACGAATGCGAATCTCAGGGGCGCGAACCTGAAGAGCGCCACACTGACTGGCGCGCAGTGGAAGGGCGCCACCTGCCCGAACGGAAAAAAGGCCGATCCGGACTGCAAGCGCAGCTAGCCAAGTAGGCCGGTTAACCGCTGTGCTCTAATCCTCCTTGGTGGAGGAAAGGGATAGTTCCCTCGCCTGAGCGAGCAAGAACATTCCCATAATCAGCGCCGGCGGGATGTAGACGTGCCTGTCAACTATCTGATTGTTGACCATACCCATGACCAGATACAGGACCAGCGAGATCATTAGACCGATGCAGGTAAACCTGAGATCAATGGGCACTATTGACCGGAGGCGAAACACCATTTTCAGGTAGCCGGCCATTGCCAGTCCGAATGCGATCAAGGCGATAAGACCCCCCGCGAGAAGCAGCTGCAGGTAAATGTTGTGCGAAGCCTCGACCCACTCGTAGCCGTAGCCCAGAACCGGGCGCTCCTTGATGAACCCGACCGAATTTTCGATCCAGGCCCCCCGCTCAGAGTCCGCGTATTCGGACGACTCTGCCCCTGGATGAAGCGCCCTGCTCAAACTAACCGGAATTAGTTTGCCAATATCACTTTCCGGGGAAGCGTATGCGCCAAGTCCGACGAGCCCAACCACGACGAGGGCGCACGCGGCGATCGCCAGAACCGTCCGCCGGGGGAGAGTCTTGACTTTCTCGCGGAACCTCCCATCCATACCGATGGTCAGGCCGATGGAAAGTACGAGACCAACGGCTGCGGCTCGGGAACCGCTGACAAGAATGGCATATGCCAACAGGGCCAGCACTGGTCCGTACCTGATTACTCCTTGCCGCGTCTTCATTCTCGCCAGAACCAGGGGGCTGACCAGCATCGCCGTCAGACCTAGAGTATTCGGGTGGTCAGTAAGACCAACCTGTCTGTCAAGAATCACGAGGTAGCGATTGAGGGTTTCCGGATCGTAAGTGACTGCCTTCTGTATCCCGAGGCCCAACACGACGTCAAGCAAAGCCACGGCGCAGCTAATCGAAACTCCAACGATCCAGAAGTCAACCAGTAGCTTGATCGTGGACCAGCGGTCGATGGCAATCCCGACCGCAATGGGGAAAGCGACCAACGCGAAGATCAGCCGGAACCCCATCACGACCGAAGATCCATCGCCTATTCCGTCAATGACGAGTGCATTCAGAAGGCGCTCGGGATCGAGC is a genomic window containing:
- a CDS encoding FkbM family methyltransferase, which codes for MIDHMPSWAAAGFRSDSFLARASRPILNRIVPEGQTVVIIRSGPGKGLSLPIMPETEKYYWSGTHERHVQDAIVDLLNEGMCFWDIGAHIGFISIIAARQVGESGTVVAFEPMPESRARLTESIRLNGFTNVIVKDYALGDTNETRMLHPPRLDESDAKGTDSRGSTLMWTLDSDRGDNDGISVDCRRIDDLVGEIEPPDLIKVDAEGVEIEVLAGGVKQLARGGTKVIVEMSDAETLERGRSLLPDYRFDLIGANHWLLS
- a CDS encoding glycosyltransferase is translated as MNGLLAERNAGIRSSIISTISDGDEANVTPAVSRLSSAGIDVKMFPRIRFLAKAEAWGFSTRMIFWMIRNLKNFDIVHLQYVWCMSSICGTLVARIYGLSVVITPHESLTNYDIDVASNSVPKRRLKMALKWFYLRTADRLVFMSDLEHRDTESASTPFELISHAVQESVIPSALPSEHQVDGPFRIAFLGRNIPKKGIDLIIKALGRNQDRPWKLFVAGPPGTLEFAAEIQELAESLGVSDAVSWVGFLSNRQELFDNCDVLAMPSAYEGFGMVAAEAMCRGVPVIVPRLSGVAEIVSEYEAGIVMSESSVECLEAALLTMDDNPRMRREFGENGLLAANSRLTYEAYASSTSALYATLISGSSSRM
- a CDS encoding DUF288 domain-containing protein; this translates as MPESSFVVITTIQSPTDAVRKLVSMLDDWTVLVVGDRKTPPTWDLDGATYLDIDDQHESAPLLSPRLKLDHYCRKNVGYLKAINSGAPCIAETDDDNFPKDTFLADVESEVNGSIVQSPGWINVYRLFSTEEIWPRGFPLELIRESFTQKYLLEPGSSNCLIQQYLADGDPDVDAIFRLLRPEGTQFVGDDIILPPGAFCPFNSQNTVWWPDAYPLMYLPSYVAFRMTDIWRSLIAQRCLHAAGQSMAFRSSTVDQIRNEHSLLDDFEDEISGYLGNRRIVESLNALELSEDLSESGPNMRMCYIKLVSDGFIPDEEMLLVDSWLESIDQS
- a CDS encoding glycosyltransferase family 4 protein, which gives rise to MPVEVDQTSIQKATAFCSFEMKRTRLTPSSLASFASHMGSEERTDYRWGSRSHRHLADSLAKSMDGLNIETVLHAGSPATIPDESRQVHHLMCDSTWFGIARHLDPPSRFPPELQDEIESLYRSAYQQVRHFFPLSRSTASELQDRYGISSDRITPVGSGRGNIAANYDPDKDYSTKRVLFAAKQRFRQKGGMLLLEAMRQVADLDPDVRLTIVGGPEDMDAGEIPSNVTVLGFLTQQELETEFHKASLFAMPATLEPWGLVYLEALASRTPILGLRRNAFPEIAGDGEFGIILDDPDPGSIASAIVTAVNEPNKLQEMAEVGQKYALDHYTWDAAARRLSDGMSASA
- a CDS encoding oligosaccharide flippase family protein — encoded protein: MKVGTVGDGERRRLTRNHPILIVARGPNAQTLGVTIAAQALTLMSGVIAARALGVDGRGQLALLWLLPLILAQLGGIGIPQATTYFVARDPGNTAGIVRMSLSLVMTLALLVSIAYAVGLVFLSDSGRSFSTLDGALSVSLIPFLLFQGMGPATLLGLSNYTAFNVARIAPAALYAFGAIVLLAVGGATLTSFLATSLTAWLVGGVFGWWLLLRQMPPGRDATEANGRKILGFGARGVIGGFSAIDDVRLDQVFVGLWLDARSLGLYVAAVAFCNLPKFVAQGIGAVAFPRVASSATSQQAWAETYRALRIGATLIVLCVTGLILTLPFLLPFMFGEDFKDAIPIGRILLLGALFLAIHRLLNELARGLGHPGYGSITELVNTVVFLVGLAIFATPPSAEGVAYAVVAGGVASSFLLALLLIRLRSRSDGFRPPAPPATSEAP
- a CDS encoding pentapeptide repeat-containing protein, giving the protein MDLTSAQLAGADLSGANLNEAKLGFANLSMANLEGASLGAAGLENAFLQGATLKSANVFGAKMNRASLVEVDGVGASVKAVELSFADMRKANFKSATFQGSFLGNADLEGALLTGADFRKTGLGEADLTDATLAKANLSGADLTNANLTNANLRGANLKSATLTGAQWKGATCPNGKKADPDCKRS
- a CDS encoding O-antigen ligase family protein is translated as MYLKGKKITESIKTSMLANPSEPSLDQAGIRAPLFTAGKWILVAVFLTLPMNSLRPTADVALADFLIALLLPVSFILFILQGKVGRFPKWLWVAAALILLSIGLIAILPPLDPERLLNALVIDGIGDGSSVVMGFRLIFALVAFPIAVGIAIDRWSTIKLLVDFWIVGVSISCAVALLDVVLGLGIQKAVTYDPETLNRYLVILDRQVGLTDHPNTLGLTAMLVSPLVLARMKTRQGVIRYGPVLALLAYAILVSGSRAAAVGLVLSIGLTIGMDGRFREKVKTLPRRTVLAIAACALVVVGLVGLGAYASPESDIGKLIPVSLSRALHPGAESSEYADSERGAWIENSVGFIKERPVLGYGYEWVEASHNIYLQLLLAGGLIALIAFGLAMAGYLKMVFRLRSIVPIDLRFTCIGLMISLVLYLVMGMVNNQIVDRHVYIPPALIMGMFLLAQARELSLSSTKED